The Microbacterium sp. SORGH_AS_0862 genome has a segment encoding these proteins:
- a CDS encoding PKD domain-containing protein, producing the protein MLTHVLELSLIAGILTSVSAAAPCTPAELDYGGCASTDGTSVIVEGTQTQPGTNDGGSEWIPARGPGGGGRAPAEPERTPGMDLLYEQIPQDEPTEEIPAVTLADLAAFTPQPPSFAAEPAGLGVAGLPTNVIAGASEHTVAGTLFNRPVTVRFTPVGFRFDYGDGTIGTSSTGGAPWAALGQAQFTPTPTSHTFASPGEYSVTVSVAYAAVVDFGVTTRAVNGTVVADAAPQTLRVLEARTALVDKTCAQNPRGPGC; encoded by the coding sequence ATGCTGACACACGTTCTTGAGCTCTCACTAATCGCCGGCATCCTCACATCGGTCAGCGCTGCAGCGCCATGCACCCCTGCGGAGCTCGACTACGGCGGATGCGCCAGCACCGACGGCACGTCGGTCATCGTGGAGGGGACACAGACGCAGCCGGGAACGAACGACGGCGGGTCGGAGTGGATCCCGGCGCGGGGTCCCGGCGGCGGCGGGAGGGCTCCTGCTGAGCCGGAACGTACGCCGGGGATGGACCTCCTCTACGAACAGATTCCGCAGGACGAGCCGACCGAGGAGATTCCCGCGGTCACCTTGGCTGATCTCGCGGCATTCACTCCGCAACCACCGTCCTTCGCCGCGGAGCCGGCGGGACTCGGTGTTGCGGGGCTCCCCACCAACGTCATCGCGGGAGCGTCCGAGCACACGGTCGCGGGAACGCTGTTCAATCGCCCCGTGACGGTGCGCTTCACCCCGGTCGGATTCCGATTCGACTACGGCGACGGCACGATCGGTACGTCGTCGACGGGCGGCGCCCCATGGGCCGCCCTCGGACAAGCCCAGTTCACGCCGACACCGACGAGCCATACCTTCGCCTCCCCCGGGGAGTACTCCGTCACCGTGAGCGTGGCCTACGCAGCCGTCGTCGATTTCGGCGTGACGACCCGAGCGGTCAATGGCACCGTGGTCGCGGATGCGGCTCCGCAGACGCTGCGCGTCCTCGAAGCTCGCACGGCCCTCGTCGACAAGACCTGCGCACAGAATCCGCGCGGCCCCGGCTGCTGA
- a CDS encoding ABC transporter permease, which translates to MSTTGTAPRTPQTASARGRLSRRGVRALLGWAVPVALIALWCLLTNPAAPVVPGYKFPSPEAVITAGVDLAQRGELWQFIAISVQRVIIGFTVGALLGISLGGLIGLSRFWDALLSPTLGVIRAVPSLAWVPLLIVWFQVGEQSKIILIAIGAFFPVFTTVSLALRHVDAQLVEMGRSFGYTGLRLFFTVQLPAVLPALFSGLRLALVQAWLFLVAAELLGASMGLGFLLLRGQNTGRVDQIVLAIILLAVFGKLTDSLLALVQRWAVRRWG; encoded by the coding sequence ATGAGCACGACCGGCACCGCGCCCCGCACGCCGCAGACCGCCTCCGCACGCGGACGGCTGTCACGACGCGGCGTGCGCGCCCTCCTGGGCTGGGCCGTGCCGGTCGCGCTCATCGCACTGTGGTGCCTGCTCACCAACCCCGCGGCACCCGTCGTTCCGGGGTACAAGTTCCCGAGCCCGGAGGCGGTCATCACCGCCGGTGTCGATCTCGCCCAGCGCGGAGAACTGTGGCAGTTCATCGCGATCTCGGTGCAGCGCGTGATCATCGGGTTCACCGTCGGCGCGCTGCTCGGAATCTCGCTCGGTGGCCTCATCGGGCTGTCGCGGTTCTGGGACGCGTTGCTCTCCCCCACGCTCGGCGTCATCCGTGCCGTGCCCAGCCTCGCGTGGGTGCCGCTGCTGATCGTGTGGTTCCAGGTCGGCGAGCAGTCGAAGATCATCCTGATCGCGATCGGCGCGTTCTTCCCCGTGTTCACCACGGTCTCGCTCGCCCTGCGCCACGTCGACGCCCAGCTCGTCGAGATGGGCCGCTCGTTCGGATACACCGGCCTGCGTCTGTTCTTCACGGTGCAGCTCCCCGCGGTGCTGCCCGCTCTGTTCTCGGGGCTCCGGCTCGCGCTCGTGCAGGCGTGGCTCTTCCTCGTGGCTGCCGAACTGCTCGGCGCCTCGATGGGGCTCGGATTCCTGCTCCTCCGCGGCCAGAACACCGGCCGCGTCGATCAGATCGTGCTCGCGATCATCCTGCTCGCGGTGTTCGGCAAGCTCACCGACTCACTGCTGGCCCTCGTGCAGCGCTGGGCCGTACGCCGCTGGGGTTGA